The Parafrankia irregularis genome window below encodes:
- a CDS encoding methyltransferase domain-containing protein — translation MTEKAQSSSYVLDQAHPDERSRLEAMAHMWDPGTMRLVAGLGIGPGHRCLEAGAGTGSVARALAGVVGPAGQVLAVDRDTRFLDQLPPQVEVRRMDVMVDDLPRRSFDLVHARLLVAHLHPHPVALRRLAEAVAPGGWLLVEEVDWTCADLLVPAAPVHTAMIRALQKVMGGAAGGEAAGFDATYGRRLLGDVLSLGLTDESAQYQGVQTRGGTDSWLAWRLLVERFQRDIVAAGLLTEGEVDAWWAVSRDESRLVVSVPMFAAWARRPRLDTP, via the coding sequence ATGACGGAAAAGGCTCAGTCGTCCTCCTACGTTCTGGACCAGGCGCATCCGGACGAGCGATCACGCCTCGAGGCGATGGCGCACATGTGGGATCCGGGCACGATGCGGCTGGTGGCCGGCCTGGGGATCGGGCCGGGGCACCGCTGCCTCGAGGCCGGAGCAGGCACCGGCTCGGTTGCCCGAGCCCTCGCCGGGGTTGTGGGCCCGGCCGGCCAGGTTCTCGCCGTCGACCGTGACACCCGCTTCCTCGACCAGCTGCCACCGCAGGTCGAGGTCCGGCGGATGGACGTCATGGTGGACGACCTGCCCCGCCGCAGCTTCGACCTCGTCCACGCACGGCTTCTGGTCGCGCACCTCCACCCCCACCCGGTCGCGCTGCGGCGGCTCGCGGAGGCAGTCGCGCCGGGTGGCTGGCTGCTGGTCGAGGAGGTCGACTGGACCTGCGCCGACCTCCTCGTCCCAGCCGCACCGGTGCACACGGCGATGATCCGGGCCCTGCAGAAGGTCATGGGCGGTGCGGCCGGTGGCGAGGCGGCCGGCTTCGACGCGACCTACGGGCGCCGGCTGCTCGGCGATGTGCTCAGCCTGGGGCTCACCGACGAGTCGGCGCAGTACCAGGGCGTCCAGACCCGCGGCGGCACCGATTCGTGGCTCGCCTGGCGGCTGCTCGTGGAACGGTTCCAGCGGGACATCGTCGCCGCGGGTCTGCTGACCGAGGGCGAGGTCGACGCGTGGTGGGCCGTCAGCCGTGACGAAAGCCGCCTCGTCGTGAGCGTGCCGATGTTCGCGGCCTGGGCGCGCCGACCGCGGCTCGACACGCCCTGA
- a CDS encoding MOSC domain-containing protein gives MKVLSVNVGRPRPNLWKGHGSTGIDKRPVAGPVAVTAPGPKGTGAVGLVGDRVYDVKHHGGTDQAVYAYAREDLDGWEAELGRPLANGVFGENLTTAGLDVNAALIGERWRVGPDVVLEVSCARIPCGTFQGWLERDGWIRRFTQATLPGAYLRVIEPGDIRAGDPVEVVHRPDHDVTVALVFRAMTREPELLPRLLVADALPEESKDRARRRTSA, from the coding sequence GTGAAGGTGCTCTCCGTCAACGTCGGCAGGCCCCGCCCCAACCTCTGGAAGGGCCACGGTTCGACCGGTATCGACAAGCGGCCCGTCGCCGGCCCGGTCGCCGTCACCGCCCCCGGCCCCAAGGGCACCGGAGCGGTCGGGCTCGTCGGCGACCGGGTCTATGACGTGAAGCATCACGGTGGCACCGACCAGGCCGTCTACGCCTACGCCCGTGAGGATCTCGACGGGTGGGAGGCCGAGCTGGGCCGGCCGCTCGCGAACGGCGTCTTCGGGGAGAACCTCACGACAGCCGGCCTCGACGTCAACGCCGCCCTGATCGGTGAACGTTGGCGCGTCGGGCCGGACGTCGTCCTCGAGGTGTCGTGCGCGCGGATCCCGTGCGGGACGTTCCAGGGCTGGCTGGAGCGGGACGGCTGGATCCGGAGGTTCACGCAGGCGACACTGCCCGGCGCCTACCTTCGTGTGATCGAGCCCGGAGACATCCGCGCCGGTGATCCGGTCGAGGTCGTGCACCGGCCTGACCACGACGTCACAGTCGCGCTCGTCTTCCGTGCGATGACACGTGAACCGGAACTGCTGCCGCGGCTGCTGGTCGCCGACGCGCTGCCGGAGGAGAGCAAGGACCGGGCCCGCAGGCGTACGTCCGCATAG
- a CDS encoding cytochrome P450, with product MSTAPQVVFDAFHPAHRSNPYPRYAAVREYTALYPLRPDILMATRYRECAAVFADPLWGHGYEDGINPFRPGVDPDDVPGSMLRMDPPNHTRVRGLVKSAFMPRTTAGIRDRIENLVNRLLDAAIEAGEVDLMEAFARPLPLTIIGDLLGIPREDHTMVQKWSLEIVRGTDPDILQTPESLARRPAAMAEFEAYFAALLARRRVDPRDDILTGLCAAQDEGQLNGGREPLGLAVGLLIGGYETISDVIGKSIVALLRNPDQVQRWLADPDLAAPAVDELLRYEPPVQFTHRVALAEREVAGHTFARGDGIVILTAAANRDPAVYIDPDRLDITRFAGRAPAPRHLSFSGGPHYCLGAHLGRLETEIAIDTLLRRAPGLALTDEPVWRDTVAIHGLDTLPVRLRA from the coding sequence GTGTCCACTGCTCCGCAGGTTGTCTTCGACGCCTTCCACCCGGCGCACCGGTCGAACCCCTACCCCCGGTACGCGGCCGTCCGTGAGTACACGGCGCTCTACCCGCTGCGGCCGGACATCCTCATGGCGACCCGTTACCGGGAGTGCGCGGCGGTCTTCGCGGACCCGCTGTGGGGGCACGGATACGAGGACGGCATAAACCCGTTCCGGCCGGGCGTCGATCCCGACGACGTTCCCGGGTCGATGCTGCGAATGGATCCGCCGAACCACACCCGGGTGAGAGGCCTGGTCAAGAGCGCCTTCATGCCGCGCACCACGGCCGGAATCCGCGATCGGATCGAGAACCTCGTCAACAGGCTGCTCGACGCGGCGATCGAGGCCGGTGAGGTTGACCTGATGGAGGCGTTCGCGCGTCCGCTGCCGCTGACCATCATCGGAGACCTGCTCGGTATTCCGCGTGAGGACCACACCATGGTCCAGAAGTGGTCGTTGGAGATCGTCCGCGGTACGGACCCGGACATCCTGCAGACTCCCGAGAGCCTGGCTCGCAGGCCGGCGGCCATGGCGGAGTTCGAGGCCTACTTCGCCGCGCTGCTCGCCCGGCGGCGCGTCGATCCGCGCGACGACATACTGACCGGGCTGTGTGCGGCCCAGGACGAAGGCCAGCTGAACGGCGGTCGCGAGCCGCTCGGGCTCGCCGTCGGGCTGCTGATCGGCGGCTACGAGACGATCTCGGATGTGATCGGCAAGAGCATCGTCGCCCTGCTGCGCAACCCCGACCAGGTTCAGCGGTGGCTCGCCGACCCGGATCTGGCGGCACCCGCCGTCGACGAGCTGCTGCGGTACGAGCCACCGGTGCAGTTCACCCACCGGGTGGCCTTGGCCGAACGCGAGGTCGCCGGGCACACGTTCGCCCGCGGCGACGGCATCGTCATCCTGACCGCGGCCGCGAACCGCGACCCGGCCGTGTACATCGACCCGGACCGCCTGGACATCACCCGGTTCGCCGGCCGGGCCCCGGCGCCGCGCCACCTGTCGTTCAGCGGTGGGCCGCACTACTGCCTCGGCGCGCACCTCGGCCGGCTGGAGACCGAGATCGCGATCGACACCCTCCTGCGCCGTGCGCCCGGCCTGGCACTGACCGACGAGCCTGTCTGGCGTGACACGGTCGCCATCCACGGCCTGGACACGCTCCCGGTCCGCCTTCGGGCCTGA